In Agromyces sp. 3263, a single genomic region encodes these proteins:
- a CDS encoding acyltransferase family protein — translation MQGLRALAVALVVLYHLWPARLPGGYIGVDVFFVISGFLITAHLVRDVERTGRVALSTFWARRIRRLLPAAFTVLAASCVFTLLVSPPSVVEDSLRQIGAASAYVLNWLLATESIDYLDAANRPTLVQHFWTLSVEEQFYIVMPLLIAVVLTLVKVASGRRGTAPSARTRRRWISISLVGVFGASLTYSVIATAVAQPFAFFDTFARAWEFAAGGLLAMFAAAAPHLLSRLRRTRLVSSGALGWAGIGVIIGGALLLNGGSPFPGWVAMFPVLGALAVISAGNPSGRRAPGRVLGLRAVQSVGDLSYGIYLWHWPLIIAFPVMFARSYSTAESVGIVGAAIVLAIATKYLIEDPFRYWRGFVQHRRVAFAFAAAGTALFIMVATVQVSAIEERRDNAAAVAEQMLATQAECFGANAMLGGRDCPDRLALPPGTDLAFAAHDLDPDWCLTGLAEAWRTCEYGDPAGTAGHLALVGDSHAAALIDAFDEYFRQVGWRVTTFVRFGCPGLSESPVEIGSRTPIEEQACADWSARVTDELVSSESIDAVVYTSFTSGYAEDGVPEASQLHASDIEATWSRVMDSGKTVVAVRDIPRTSRVNIPNCLEASTVRSAPCAIPKASGFVDDPQTQALKALGGRVPLVDLTDAYCDESTCYTVIGGVVVYADDNHVSHTYAMSLAPFLGARVESALPR, via the coding sequence GTGCAGGGCCTTCGCGCACTCGCCGTGGCGCTGGTCGTCCTCTACCACCTCTGGCCCGCCCGATTGCCCGGCGGCTACATCGGCGTCGACGTCTTCTTCGTGATCTCCGGCTTCCTGATCACCGCCCACCTCGTTCGCGACGTGGAGCGCACCGGCCGCGTCGCGCTGAGCACATTCTGGGCCAGACGGATCCGGCGGCTCCTTCCCGCCGCGTTCACCGTGCTCGCCGCGTCATGCGTCTTCACCCTGCTCGTGTCGCCGCCCTCGGTCGTGGAGGACAGCCTGCGCCAGATCGGCGCGGCGTCCGCGTATGTCCTGAACTGGCTGCTCGCAACGGAGTCGATCGACTACCTCGACGCGGCGAATCGCCCCACTCTCGTGCAGCACTTCTGGACGCTGTCGGTGGAAGAACAGTTCTACATCGTGATGCCGTTGCTCATCGCCGTCGTCCTGACTCTTGTGAAGGTCGCCTCCGGTCGACGGGGGACCGCGCCAAGCGCGCGAACGCGCCGTCGATGGATCTCGATCAGCCTGGTGGGGGTCTTCGGGGCCTCACTGACCTATTCCGTCATCGCGACCGCCGTGGCGCAGCCGTTCGCGTTCTTCGACACCTTCGCCCGCGCGTGGGAATTCGCTGCCGGCGGGCTCCTCGCGATGTTCGCCGCCGCCGCGCCCCACCTCCTGTCGCGACTCCGTCGCACCCGGCTCGTTTCGAGCGGGGCGCTCGGATGGGCGGGCATCGGCGTGATCATCGGTGGCGCACTCCTGCTCAACGGAGGATCGCCGTTTCCGGGCTGGGTCGCCATGTTCCCCGTGCTCGGCGCCCTCGCGGTGATCTCTGCCGGCAACCCGAGCGGCCGGAGGGCGCCCGGGCGGGTGCTGGGGCTGCGCGCCGTCCAATCGGTGGGTGACCTCTCGTACGGGATCTACCTCTGGCATTGGCCGCTCATCATCGCGTTCCCAGTGATGTTCGCCCGGTCCTACTCGACCGCCGAGAGCGTGGGAATCGTCGGGGCGGCCATCGTGCTGGCCATCGCGACGAAGTACCTCATCGAGGATCCCTTCAGATACTGGCGCGGCTTCGTACAGCACCGCCGCGTCGCGTTCGCATTCGCCGCGGCCGGCACGGCACTCTTCATCATGGTCGCGACCGTGCAGGTGTCGGCCATCGAGGAGCGACGTGACAACGCGGCAGCGGTCGCGGAGCAGATGCTCGCGACGCAGGCCGAGTGCTTCGGCGCCAACGCCATGCTCGGCGGGCGCGACTGCCCCGATCGTCTGGCCCTTCCTCCCGGCACCGACTTGGCGTTCGCGGCCCACGACCTCGACCCCGATTGGTGCCTGACGGGACTCGCGGAGGCGTGGCGCACCTGCGAGTACGGCGATCCCGCCGGTACGGCTGGGCATCTGGCCCTCGTCGGCGACTCGCACGCCGCGGCCCTCATCGACGCCTTCGACGAGTACTTCCGACAAGTGGGATGGCGCGTGACGACCTTCGTGCGCTTCGGCTGCCCCGGCCTCTCCGAATCACCGGTCGAGATCGGTTCCAGGACACCGATCGAAGAGCAGGCGTGCGCCGACTGGTCGGCACGCGTGACCGACGAGCTCGTCTCCTCGGAGAGCATCGACGCCGTCGTCTACACGAGCTTCACGAGCGGATATGCGGAGGACGGCGTGCCGGAGGCCTCGCAACTCCACGCCAGCGACATCGAAGCGACGTGGAGCCGGGTCATGGACTCCGGGAAGACGGTCGTCGCCGTCCGCGATATCCCCCGAACGAGCCGGGTCAACATCCCCAATTGTCTCGAGGCCAGCACGGTCCGTTCCGCTCCGTGTGCCATCCCCAAGGCATCGGGATTCGTGGACGATCCGCAAACGCAGGCTTTGAAGGCCCTCGGCGGACGTGTCCCGCTGGTCGATCTCACCGACGCGTACTGCGACGAGTCGACGTGCTACACGGTCATCGGCGGCGTCGTCGTGTACGCCGACGACAACCACGTGAGCCACACGTATGCGATGTCGCTCGCGCCGTTCCTCGGTGCGCGCGTGGAGTCCGCGCTTCCCCGCTGA
- a CDS encoding glycosyltransferase, whose protein sequence is MTEPKSENAASNQEPRPRILVCTPDSLGAQMAGPAIRALEIAKVLAQQNEVRLVSTQQADLSHPDFEVAFADDTSLRDHAEWSDAVVFQGHVMASHPWLADEQYVLVADIYDPMHLEVLEQTRYLTDEDRQHVSQLTTEVLNAQIERADFLLCASEKQRDFWLGQMAALGRINPLSYDADNTLRSLLAVAPFGIGDQTPVQRRHGIKGAVEGIAPTDKVVIWGGGIYNWFDPITLIRAVHQLSERHPDLRLFFLGVAHPNPNVPEMEMSVNARRVAVELDLLDRVVFFNEGWVPYDERADYLLDADLGVSTHFDHLETAFSFRTRILDYLWAGLPIVSTDHDTFATIVLSEQLGRVVPPEDVDALSTALEECLYSEMETARLRENVRRYAERMRWSNVLQPLVQFCSAPKPAADRGVRSVRAEQRNAMRIRIESLEQSTSWRITRPLRWVARRRSRTGA, encoded by the coding sequence GTGACCGAGCCGAAGAGCGAGAACGCCGCATCGAATCAGGAACCACGACCGCGGATCCTGGTCTGCACACCCGATTCCCTCGGCGCGCAGATGGCCGGCCCGGCCATCCGCGCACTGGAGATCGCCAAGGTTCTGGCACAGCAGAACGAAGTCCGTCTCGTCTCCACCCAGCAGGCGGATCTCTCGCATCCCGACTTCGAGGTCGCCTTCGCCGATGACACTTCGTTGCGCGATCACGCCGAGTGGTCCGACGCCGTCGTCTTCCAGGGGCACGTGATGGCGAGCCACCCGTGGTTGGCGGACGAGCAGTACGTGCTGGTGGCGGACATCTACGACCCGATGCACCTCGAAGTGCTCGAGCAGACGCGATACCTCACCGATGAGGATCGCCAGCACGTCTCCCAGCTGACGACGGAGGTGCTCAACGCCCAGATCGAACGAGCGGACTTCCTGCTCTGCGCCTCCGAGAAGCAGCGCGACTTCTGGCTCGGACAGATGGCGGCCCTCGGCCGGATCAACCCGTTGAGCTATGACGCCGACAACACGCTCCGGTCGCTCCTCGCCGTCGCTCCGTTCGGGATCGGCGACCAGACCCCGGTGCAGCGTCGTCACGGCATCAAGGGTGCCGTCGAGGGGATTGCACCGACGGACAAGGTGGTGATCTGGGGCGGTGGCATCTACAACTGGTTCGATCCGATCACCCTCATCCGCGCCGTGCATCAGCTCTCGGAGCGCCATCCCGACCTTCGACTGTTCTTCCTCGGCGTGGCGCACCCGAATCCGAACGTCCCCGAGATGGAGATGTCGGTCAACGCACGACGAGTCGCGGTCGAGCTCGACCTGCTCGATCGGGTCGTCTTCTTCAACGAGGGTTGGGTTCCCTACGACGAGCGTGCCGATTACCTCCTCGACGCCGACCTCGGCGTCAGCACCCATTTCGACCACCTCGAGACCGCATTCAGCTTCCGTACGCGGATCCTCGACTATCTCTGGGCCGGATTGCCGATCGTCAGCACCGACCACGACACGTTCGCGACCATCGTGCTGAGCGAGCAGCTCGGCCGGGTGGTGCCGCCAGAGGACGTCGACGCGCTCTCGACGGCACTGGAGGAGTGCCTGTACAGCGAAATGGAGACTGCCCGGCTCCGCGAGAACGTCCGTCGTTACGCCGAGCGCATGCGTTGGTCGAATGTGCTCCAGCCGCTCGTCCAGTTCTGCAGCGCTCCGAAGCCGGCGGCGGACCGCGGCGTGCGGTCCGTCCGCGCCGAGCAGCGGAACGCGATGCGGATTCGGATCGAGAGCCTCGAGCAGAGCACGTCGTGGCGCATCACGAGGCCGCTTCGGTGGGTGGCGCGGCGGCGGTCTCGAACCGGGGCTTGA
- a CDS encoding glycosyltransferase, with product MARFSMARLRRLWPGLRVRMSGNPAADAALVRAERRLRIRRIARSAVLDLEFYSAEAGTVFRNRRAAATHFFDEGAAAGLSVTPLFQNEWYSFHTGRGGDSTFLSMFFGAEPAASSSPWFDASALPTRVPTMREALEAFLAHADANTPLPVHELCSGTPTLGEARRIAIDLTRWHRQRVQHTRPRLVESWTARAVETASSGPLVSIVLPVRNRPATVGAAIESVLAQTYPDWELIVVDDGSTDTTPDVVARYTAGDPRITLLRASAGGVSASRNIGLRAARGRYVAFLDSDNRWLPELLGASVAALERGDAVAVHSVVEMTDDEGIHRYLALDGGREDLLHGGNFVDLNTLVARRESIDRIGGFDESLRRWVDYDLVIRLSEIGRLELLPFVGVAYTASMDTGRISTVEVTGWEQRSLTKYLLDWRAIERDLPTRDGDLVSIVMLTYADWWASLRAVRALFADRDSTRFELVFLDNGSPAPVTGIIAAALSANPSIRLILRERNLNFALGADFAFASSRGARVVFLNNDTEVHQGWLPPLLAALDDGADAVQSIIEDPDGAVENAGFRLVDGEELPLPVVERPTTDRAIELPSAIALATRADLFAAVRGFDPLYTNGFEDVDLGLRMRSSGHGDFRVAAASVVTHLSRFSPGRFAAERGNIRLLNERRAAEQAAQAR from the coding sequence ATGGCGCGATTCTCGATGGCGAGACTGCGACGGCTCTGGCCGGGGCTCCGCGTTCGCATGAGCGGGAACCCCGCCGCCGATGCCGCGCTCGTCCGCGCCGAGCGTCGTCTTCGGATCCGCCGCATCGCCCGCTCCGCCGTGCTGGACCTCGAGTTCTATTCGGCGGAAGCCGGCACGGTCTTCCGGAACCGGCGCGCTGCCGCCACGCACTTCTTCGACGAGGGCGCCGCAGCGGGACTGTCCGTCACCCCCCTCTTCCAGAACGAGTGGTACTCGTTCCACACCGGCCGCGGGGGCGACTCGACCTTCCTCTCCATGTTCTTCGGGGCCGAACCTGCGGCGAGCAGCTCGCCGTGGTTCGACGCGAGCGCGCTCCCCACCCGCGTCCCTACGATGCGCGAGGCGCTCGAGGCCTTTCTCGCCCACGCCGACGCGAACACACCACTGCCGGTGCACGAGCTGTGCTCCGGCACCCCCACGCTCGGCGAAGCACGGCGGATCGCCATCGACCTCACCCGCTGGCATCGGCAGCGGGTCCAGCACACCCGCCCCAGGCTGGTCGAGTCCTGGACGGCACGAGCTGTGGAGACGGCATCGTCCGGACCGCTTGTCTCCATCGTCCTGCCGGTGCGGAATCGACCGGCGACCGTCGGCGCCGCGATCGAATCGGTTCTCGCCCAGACGTATCCCGACTGGGAGCTCATCGTGGTCGACGACGGATCCACGGACACGACGCCCGACGTCGTCGCCCGGTACACGGCCGGGGACCCCCGGATCACGCTCCTCCGAGCGTCGGCCGGCGGTGTGTCCGCCTCTCGCAACATCGGACTGAGGGCGGCGCGCGGTCGCTACGTCGCATTCCTGGACTCGGACAACCGCTGGCTGCCCGAGCTGCTCGGAGCCTCGGTCGCCGCGTTGGAGCGCGGCGACGCGGTGGCCGTGCACTCGGTCGTGGAGATGACCGACGACGAGGGGATCCACCGGTACCTTGCGCTGGACGGCGGCCGTGAGGACCTCCTGCACGGCGGTAACTTCGTCGACCTGAACACCCTCGTCGCGCGTCGCGAATCGATCGACCGGATCGGTGGATTCGACGAATCCCTTCGTCGATGGGTGGACTACGACCTCGTGATCCGCCTGTCGGAGATCGGCCGGCTCGAACTCCTTCCATTCGTCGGTGTCGCCTACACCGCCTCGATGGACACCGGACGGATCAGCACGGTCGAGGTCACGGGTTGGGAGCAGCGCTCGCTCACCAAGTACCTCTTGGACTGGCGGGCGATCGAGCGTGATCTTCCGACGCGAGACGGCGATCTGGTCTCGATCGTGATGCTGACCTACGCCGACTGGTGGGCGAGCCTCCGGGCCGTGCGGGCCCTCTTCGCCGATCGCGACAGCACGCGGTTCGAACTCGTCTTCCTCGACAACGGGTCACCCGCCCCGGTCACCGGCATCATCGCTGCAGCGCTCAGCGCGAACCCCTCGATCCGTCTGATCCTCCGCGAGCGCAACCTGAACTTCGCGCTCGGCGCCGACTTCGCCTTCGCGTCATCGCGGGGCGCCCGCGTCGTCTTCCTCAACAACGACACCGAGGTGCACCAGGGCTGGCTGCCTCCGCTCCTCGCCGCGCTCGACGATGGCGCCGATGCCGTCCAGTCGATCATCGAGGATCCCGATGGAGCGGTGGAGAATGCGGGGTTCCGACTCGTCGACGGCGAGGAACTCCCCCTTCCCGTGGTGGAACGACCCACGACAGATCGCGCGATCGAGCTCCCCTCAGCGATCGCGCTCGCCACGCGCGCGGATCTGTTCGCCGCCGTGCGGGGGTTCGATCCGCTCTACACCAACGGCTTCGAGGACGTGGATCTCGGCCTTCGGATGCGCTCCAGCGGACACGGCGATTTCCGGGTGGCCGCAGCATCCGTCGTCACCCACCTGAGCCGCTTCAGTCCCGGCCGATTCGCAGCCGAGCGCGGCAACATCCGGCTGCTCAACGAGCGAAGGGCGGCTGAACAGGCAGCGCAGGCCCGCTGA
- a CDS encoding ABC transporter permease has translation MTAQERFEALARQPMEVIGSGEQRSAINSLRQIAQHREMLALLVRRDLKSRYKDSALGFMWTLVRPLTQLLIYYIVIGKFLSAERGIPDFAIYVFTGLTAYGLFSEIVSGGTASIVGNAGLIKKIYLPREVFPLAVVGGALFNFAIQLGLLLLATLALGAFPISPELIYFGPGLFVLLIYGTAFGLLLAAVNVYLRDIQYLVEVLLLLLLWASPIVYSWSMVKDVLGESLLLEIYTDNPITLGVLAFQRSLWTAGTGVAEYPPDLMLRLGIASAIGIPLLLGAQRVFTKLQGNFAQAL, from the coding sequence ATGACAGCTCAAGAGCGATTCGAAGCGCTCGCCCGGCAGCCGATGGAGGTGATCGGTTCCGGCGAGCAACGGAGCGCGATCAACTCGCTGCGCCAGATCGCCCAGCACCGTGAGATGCTCGCGCTCCTCGTCCGACGCGACCTGAAGTCGCGCTACAAGGACAGCGCGCTCGGTTTCATGTGGACGCTGGTCCGACCATTGACGCAGTTGCTGATCTACTACATCGTGATCGGCAAGTTCCTGTCGGCGGAGCGTGGCATCCCCGACTTCGCGATCTACGTGTTCACCGGTCTGACGGCATACGGGCTCTTCAGCGAGATCGTGTCCGGCGGAACCGCCTCGATCGTGGGCAACGCCGGACTGATCAAGAAGATCTACCTGCCGCGCGAGGTCTTCCCCCTCGCGGTGGTGGGCGGCGCGCTGTTCAACTTCGCGATCCAGCTCGGGCTCCTGCTTCTGGCAACGCTCGCGCTCGGTGCATTCCCCATCAGCCCCGAGCTCATCTACTTCGGTCCCGGACTGTTCGTGCTGCTGATCTACGGCACGGCCTTCGGGTTGCTCCTCGCGGCGGTGAACGTCTACCTCCGCGACATCCAGTACCTCGTCGAGGTGCTGCTGCTCCTGCTCCTCTGGGCATCTCCGATCGTCTACTCCTGGTCCATGGTCAAGGACGTTCTCGGCGAAAGCCTGCTGTTGGAGATCTACACCGACAACCCGATCACCCTCGGGGTCCTCGCATTCCAGCGATCGCTCTGGACGGCGGGTACCGGCGTGGCGGAGTATCCGCCCGACCTCATGCTCCGGCTGGGTATCGCGTCCGCAATCGGCATCCCGCTGCTCCTCGGCGCGCAGCGAGTGTTCACGAAGTTGCAGGGCAACTTCGCCCAGGCCCTCTAG
- a CDS encoding ABC transporter ATP-binding protein: protein MSVHASDGPDVVRIADVTKRFVLRKDNSLKERLVTLGRAGRRHREDFWALDGVSATIQAGHTVALIGHNGSGKSTLLKVIGGIIDPTSGSVERRGRIAALLELGAGFHPDLTGRENVFLNASIMGLSRAETEQRFEDILDFSGIGEFIDSQVKFYSSGMYVRLAFAVAVHTDPDLLLVDEVLAVGDEAFQRKCLDKIRSFQNEGRTIVLVTHTLSQVTELCDRAILLNAGKVDYDGEPREAVARFRDILEDRRVSSIHGDDSSEKPREAIIHGAIASAVGRGPADDVHLGDDLEIEVDFEFLRPTDDWLVAIQIDTSLGQVIYGTTTRRMGLQLPPADGRRTAKFVLEDLRFGAGKYFVNVSLMDHSGRHIVDLAQACAFDAAGDDLAVGASYARPAFVDLGPAA, encoded by the coding sequence ATGTCAGTGCACGCCTCGGACGGACCCGACGTCGTCCGCATCGCAGATGTGACGAAGCGCTTCGTCCTGCGGAAGGACAACTCGCTCAAGGAGCGCCTGGTCACGCTCGGCCGTGCGGGGCGCCGACACCGCGAGGACTTCTGGGCCCTCGACGGCGTCTCCGCGACCATCCAGGCCGGTCACACGGTCGCCCTGATCGGGCACAACGGGTCGGGAAAGTCGACGCTCCTGAAGGTCATCGGCGGCATCATCGACCCGACGTCGGGGTCGGTGGAGCGTCGTGGACGCATCGCAGCGCTGCTCGAGCTCGGAGCCGGATTCCACCCGGACCTTACCGGACGCGAGAACGTGTTCCTCAACGCGTCGATCATGGGCCTCTCACGGGCCGAGACGGAGCAACGATTCGAGGACATCCTCGATTTCTCGGGCATCGGGGAGTTCATCGACTCCCAGGTCAAGTTCTACTCGTCGGGCATGTACGTCCGGCTGGCCTTCGCGGTGGCCGTGCACACCGATCCGGATCTGCTGCTCGTCGATGAGGTGCTCGCCGTGGGCGACGAGGCGTTCCAACGGAAGTGCCTCGACAAGATCCGGTCGTTCCAGAACGAGGGACGCACCATCGTGCTCGTCACCCATACCCTGAGCCAGGTGACGGAACTCTGCGACCGGGCGATCCTCTTGAACGCGGGCAAGGTCGACTACGACGGTGAGCCCCGCGAAGCCGTCGCACGCTTCCGCGACATCCTGGAGGACCGCCGGGTCAGCAGCATCCATGGCGATGACTCCAGTGAGAAGCCACGAGAGGCGATCATCCACGGCGCGATCGCGAGCGCGGTGGGCCGTGGCCCGGCCGACGACGTCCACCTCGGGGACGACCTCGAGATCGAGGTCGACTTCGAATTCCTTCGCCCCACCGATGACTGGTTGGTGGCCATCCAGATCGACACCTCGCTCGGGCAGGTGATCTACGGCACGACCACGCGCCGGATGGGACTGCAGTTGCCACCCGCGGACGGTCGCCGAACCGCCAAGTTCGTGCTGGAAGACCTCCGGTTCGGCGCGGGGAAGTACTTCGTGAACGTGTCATTGATGGACCACTCGGGCCGCCATATCGTCGACCTGGCGCAGGCGTGCGCGTTCGACGCTGCGGGTGACGACCTCGCGGTGGGCGCGAGCTACGCGCGGCCCGCGTTCGTCGACCTGGGTCCCGCCGCATGA
- a CDS encoding glycosyltransferase family 2 protein, translating to MTVTYHTGETLRPFLASLRSASVDSPGIVVVDNGSGSVDRERELAAEYDARFIPLRENRGYGSGIAAGVEASEPSEYVLIANPDVVFEPGSIDELVAAADADPAVGAVGPRILDPDGSVYPSARNLPSLGAGVGHAVFGRIWPSNPWSRSYRVEYDNATRARDAGWLSGACLLVRRAAYDQIGGFDPRFFMYFEDVDLGARLGEAGWRNRYQPSSTVMHTGAHSTSRDGSRMAAVHHDSAYLYLSRRYASWYHAPVRLLLRMGLGARKRWVSRS from the coding sequence GTGACCGTGACTTATCACACCGGTGAGACACTTCGCCCCTTCCTCGCCAGCCTGCGCTCCGCCAGTGTCGACTCCCCGGGCATCGTCGTCGTCGACAACGGCTCGGGCTCCGTGGACCGCGAACGCGAGCTGGCCGCGGAATACGACGCTCGATTCATCCCCCTCCGGGAGAACCGAGGATACGGATCCGGCATCGCCGCCGGGGTCGAGGCCTCGGAGCCGAGCGAATACGTCCTCATCGCGAACCCCGACGTGGTGTTCGAACCCGGTTCGATCGACGAGCTGGTCGCGGCAGCCGATGCCGATCCGGCCGTCGGTGCCGTCGGCCCCCGCATCCTCGATCCCGACGGCAGCGTATATCCCTCCGCGCGGAACCTCCCGTCGCTCGGCGCGGGCGTCGGTCATGCGGTGTTCGGTCGGATCTGGCCTTCGAACCCCTGGTCGCGGAGCTATCGGGTGGAGTACGACAACGCGACCCGTGCGCGTGATGCGGGGTGGCTCTCGGGTGCCTGCCTGCTCGTTCGGCGCGCCGCCTACGACCAGATCGGCGGGTTCGACCCTAGGTTCTTCATGTACTTCGAGGATGTGGACCTCGGGGCTCGGCTCGGCGAAGCCGGATGGCGCAATCGCTATCAGCCGTCATCGACGGTCATGCACACGGGAGCGCACTCGACGTCCCGCGACGGCAGCAGGATGGCGGCCGTCCATCACGACAGCGCATACCTCTATCTCTCCCGCCGGTATGCGTCGTGGTATCACGCGCCAGTCAGACTGCTGCTCCGCATGGGCCTGGGAGCGCGGAAGCGCTGGGTGAGCAGGTCGTGA